The Festucalex cinctus isolate MCC-2025b chromosome 14, RoL_Fcin_1.0, whole genome shotgun sequence DNA window tctgtgtgtttatgAGCGCTCACACTCTATTCAACCaataaaaaaaggaatttacctattaaatgtttttctatATTTTCTCGGTGAGACACCACATTGTCAGGCCAAGCAATGAAAGAGTAAGAATATGTggtgtgttgtttttaaaccaATACTATATTTCATTTAAACAAGATATTAAAATATGCCTAACACATTACACGAAAGCTGTAACAAATGCACTAAAAGTATAGAAAGTGCACAGAGAACAAATTATAGTCTACTTATAAGtcaatgtgccaaaaaaaagtcagcctcTAAGTGGGGAAAGGTTAGTTTGaaagctgatttttattttaatgaataaaGTAATGTCAATAAGAAAAGAATGAGAAAATTGGAGACAGTTTACTGTACAAGTACTGATACATGGAAATTCTACGTGTTGTTCAAAAGCGACCCCTCCTGGAGTAGAAAATGCAGTGCATCTTGATGACGTATTTCCGCTTCCGATATAAACAACCCAGCCAACATGGCGGTTTATGAGGGCTAAATATGAGCTTTTTCCTCTCTTTTATCGCCACATAAGACTTTACAGTGAGCACAATGGTCAACATAAGCAACGAAGTGAGTCGAATTCGCTACTTTTGCACGGCCGGTTACGGGATGGACCAGTTTGTAGTCGACGAGGTGACGCGGAAGCTGGCGGCTCACGACGTGAGTGGTGACTCCTACgttaaaagtttttttatttatgtatgttttttttaataaacgattttttttataaatgattactttaatacagtataaataaggAAAGAAACTAAATTATAATTACATTCTGTattgcattttcattttgtagTAAATTAGGAAAACTATGTGTATTATGACAGCTTAGTCGTTGCCACACTCATCCTTGTTTTGCAGATTGAGCAGTTGCAGGGCAAAGTGTTGTTCAGCTCCTCCGTGCATATCAACCGAGTGAAACAGTTGAAGTCCGTTGAAAGACTCTTCTTGTTGATGAAGCGAGACTCATCTCTCAAGCTGCCTGCTCACGCCAACCGCGGTAGCCACAACGAATTAAAATCGTAAGATAGATAATGCTTGATTTGATCGTTTTGTATGCTGTGTTCATAGCCAAAGTTGCCTCTGTACTGAAGTCCACCCTGATTGGTGACCTGCAACAGTGGACCGGTGCTGAAATGACATGGAGGCGCCTGCAGGGGGTGGTATCAGACAAGAAGAAGGAGAGTGAGCGTGAGGAGCAGAggaatgaagaggaggaggttttTGGGGAAGAAATTGGAGGTGATTTCCAAATTATGAAGAAAAGGAGAAAGATGGACGGCGGAGATGACGAGTATGTCAACACGAGAGACGACGTTACTGCGGAAAACCGTGGTAATTTATGCAGAATTGATTTAGTAACCTTCCTGTTGCATTTGTTTCTTGGGTACTTCAAAAATGTTCACGGGTCATTGTGACCGTGTGTGTCTTGACCCATCAAAAATTGTGACAATTCTTccccattttgtcttttttttcacgGCCAGGACAATGTTCAGTATTTAATATACCCTGACAGTTAAAACATTTCTTATATATCATTTACCCTTACTTACATGttatgggtcaaattgacctggcaatatcttatttttttattttttattttttttatttttttttttgtgacctgaaaaaatctagattttttatttttattttttttaattaccgtaTATGTACCGACACATCAAAAGTGTATCCCTGTTTTTTAGTTAGTAGCATCTTAGAgtctgacattttattttattttattttatgtttacttttataTTCAGACCAGGATAAAACAGCACCACAGGATAACCAGCATTCTTCTGTCCCGCTTTCCTTTCGGATCAGCTGCAAGTGTTCTGGGTCTCTGTCCCGCCGCCTTAGCGTTCAGGTATGgtcatgtcactttttttcctaGTCAAAAACATGAATGTAATCACTGTAAAAATGCCATAGGATGGCTTCACTTGCAAACAGATTTTGGAATGGCCCTGCCAAAGCCCCAGACCTAAAACCCCATTGAAAATCTAAGGGGTGACCttactttttaattgtaattgtaaGTTACAAGTGTGTGTAATGTCCaggtgaaaatgtatgttttggaaGGTTGGAGTTTGGAAAAAATTACCCCACAACCATTTTCACCCAGTCATATGAATTTGGTTGGACATGTCTATAATAACAGGCGGAATGAAAATggtagtcggccattttggttcaaagcaGACATTTCTGGCGAAACGCAGGACTTTTACTTTGGCAAACTCTTACTATGGAATTCATCCAAATATTTGTaacatatgtgtatatttattaaataatactGTTGTACCCTATTTACCACTTCTTTATATTGAAAGGAGGTGAGTAAAGTGTTGGGAGCCAGTCTGAGTGGGAAGTTAGGCTGGAAAGTTGATTTGAGGAACCCACAGATTGAGGTAAACTAGACTTTATTTTGGTATAATTAGTATTATTCCAattgtgttgtatttatttgtataatGGTTAGAGCTGCTTATGTTTGACTCGCAGATTACCGTATACTTGAGGGATGATCATTGCCTGCTCGGGATACCGCTCACCAGGTTAGCACTCACTGAATTGACACCAAAAAAAGAGACCCTGTATGCATTGATGAATGTTTTGATTTTAGATTTCAAGTGTTGTTTGTTTCCTTCAGGTTACCGCTTGCTAATCGGTGCTACATCAAAACGACAGGACTGAGGTCCACAGTTGCCTGGGCTATGGCCGAACTGGCTCATATTCAGGTATTTCGGAATTATTATAGCCTGGCATTCTGCTACTTTAATATTTAGTAAAACATT harbors:
- the thumpd2 gene encoding U6 snRNA (guanine-N(2))-methyltransferase THUMPD2 isoform X2, with translation MVNISNEVSRIRYFCTAGYGMDQFVVDEVTRKLAAHDIEQLQGKVLFSSSVHINRVKQLKSVERLFLLMKRDSSLKLPAHANRAKVASVLKSTLIGDLQQWTGAEMTWRRLQGVVSDKKKESEREEQRNEEEEVFGEEIGGDFQIMKKRRKMDGGDDEYVNTRDDVTAENHQDKTAPQDNQHSSVPLSFRISCKCSGSLSRRLSVQEVSKVLGASLSGKLGWKVDLRNPQIEITVYLRDDHCLLGIPLTRLPLANRCYIKTTGLRSTVAWAMAELAHIQSGFLVLDPMCGVGTILIEAAQEHKLAYFLGLDVDDRQLHKASENVAFAELGDRMHLLKASSTNMPLPSESVDAVVCDLPFGRKFGTKTDMAATMPLILAEMERVLRVGGNLVLLLSPQLSCLLKKILTQPQTGTQESANQQGAQDVTSIPIQRNEPPMGLMTEPRPPLSFLKHQTTLRLSLGTIDGLLHKYIKTHV
- the thumpd2 gene encoding U6 snRNA (guanine-N(2))-methyltransferase THUMPD2 isoform X1; this translates as MVNISNEVSRIRYFCTAGYGMDQFVVDEVTRKLAAHDIEQLQGKVLFSSSVHINRVKQLKSVERLFLLMKRDSSLKLPAHANRAKVASVLKSTLIGDLQQWTGAEMTWRRLQGVVSDKKKESEREEQRNEEEEVFGEEIGGDFQIMKKRRKMDGGDDEYVNTRDDVTAENRDQDKTAPQDNQHSSVPLSFRISCKCSGSLSRRLSVQEVSKVLGASLSGKLGWKVDLRNPQIEITVYLRDDHCLLGIPLTRLPLANRCYIKTTGLRSTVAWAMAELAHIQSGFLVLDPMCGVGTILIEAAQEHKLAYFLGLDVDDRQLHKASENVAFAELGDRMHLLKASSTNMPLPSESVDAVVCDLPFGRKFGTKTDMAATMPLILAEMERVLRVGGNLVLLLSPQLSCLLKKILTQPQTGTQESANQQGAQDVTSIPIQRNEPPMGLMTEPRPPLSFLKHQTTLRLSLGTIDGLLHKYIKTHV